The Candidatus Phaeomarinobacter ectocarpi genome includes a region encoding these proteins:
- a CDS encoding OmpW/AlkL family protein, whose amino-acid sequence MQSKHIVNTLAAALLGATALTMPTFAAAEDGASGQSPWQIRARIIGVIPDEDSSLTPNIGSVDADGAVVPEIDISYFFTPNIAAELIAATSPHDMKVNLNGGGSLDLGDVWVLPPTLLLQYHFMPDGQVRPYVGAGINYTHLYNADDTPGTSVDYDGGFGWALQAGVDVPIGGNWSWNFDVKKIFVNVEATVNSAVKADVDLDPWVVGTGIGYRF is encoded by the coding sequence ATGCAGTCCAAACATATCGTCAACACACTCGCGGCCGCGCTTCTTGGCGCAACGGCCCTCACAATGCCAACATTCGCAGCTGCCGAAGATGGCGCAAGCGGACAGAGCCCATGGCAGATTCGGGCGCGCATCATCGGCGTCATTCCCGATGAGGACTCAAGCCTCACACCGAATATCGGCAGCGTGGATGCAGACGGCGCCGTGGTGCCGGAGATCGACATCTCCTATTTCTTCACGCCCAACATCGCAGCCGAGCTGATCGCTGCCACGTCGCCGCACGACATGAAGGTGAACCTCAATGGCGGCGGGTCGCTTGATCTCGGTGACGTGTGGGTGCTTCCACCCACCTTGCTGCTGCAGTACCACTTCATGCCCGACGGTCAGGTCCGTCCTTATGTTGGTGCCGGTATCAACTACACGCACCTCTACAATGCGGACGATACGCCGGGCACCAGCGTCGACTATGACGGTGGATTCGGCTGGGCCCTTCAGGCTGGCGTCGATGTGCCCATCGGCGGCAACTGGTCCTGGAACTTCGACGTGAAGAAAATCTTCGTCAACGTGGAAGCCACAGTGAATAGCGCGGTAAAGGCAGACGTGGATCTTGATCCATGGGTCGTCGGTACCGGTATCGGCTACCGCTTCTAG
- a CDS encoding sodium:solute symporter family protein — translation METQTLIYIFVGASFALYVGIAIWSRAGSTSEFYVAGGGVHPIANGMATAADWMSAASFISMAGIIAFAGYDGSVYLMGWTGGYVLLALLLAPYLRKFGQFTVPDFIGERYYSSTARIVGVICLIFISFTYVAGQMRGVGIVFSRFLEVDIELGVVLGMAVVFVYAVLGGMKGITYTQVAQYCVLIFAYLVPAIFISILVTGNPIPQLGLGSTMADGSGMSVLAKLDATLVDLGFTAYTEGSKAVIDVFAITFALMVGTAGLPHVIVRFFTVPKVSDARVSALWALIFIALLYTTAPAVAAFARINFIDTVNNTSYQEAPGWLKNWEQIGLIGWMDKNNDGVIQYGSGAPYEGKPTYTGEAGPNGERALSNTPTASDNEIYVDRDIFVLANPEIAQLPGWVIALVAAGGLAAALSTAAGLLLVVSTSISHDLMKKTLMPNISDKQELRYARIAAAVAIGVAGYLGINPPGFVAQVVAFAFGLAAASLFPAILMGIFMRGMNREGAIAGMVTGLAFTFVYIVFFKFISPELNSSEHWFLGISPEGSGTVGMVLNFLVAFAVRMFTAAPPAEVQDMVEDIRVPTGAGVAHTH, via the coding sequence ATGGAAACGCAAACACTGATTTACATTTTCGTCGGCGCGTCTTTCGCGCTTTATGTCGGCATCGCCATCTGGTCACGCGCGGGCTCTACAAGCGAGTTCTATGTGGCAGGAGGCGGCGTACACCCGATTGCCAATGGCATGGCGACGGCGGCTGACTGGATGAGTGCCGCCAGCTTCATCTCCATGGCCGGCATCATTGCTTTTGCTGGCTATGACGGCTCAGTCTATCTCATGGGCTGGACCGGCGGTTACGTGCTGCTGGCGCTGCTGCTAGCGCCTTATCTGCGCAAGTTCGGGCAATTCACCGTGCCGGACTTCATCGGTGAACGGTACTACTCGTCCACTGCCCGCATTGTCGGCGTCATCTGTCTCATCTTCATCTCATTCACCTATGTAGCCGGGCAGATGCGCGGTGTGGGCATCGTGTTCTCGCGATTCCTTGAGGTGGATATCGAGCTTGGGGTCGTCCTCGGCATGGCGGTTGTCTTCGTCTATGCGGTGCTCGGCGGCATGAAAGGCATCACCTACACGCAGGTCGCACAGTATTGCGTGCTGATCTTTGCGTATCTTGTGCCTGCGATCTTCATTTCCATCCTCGTGACGGGCAATCCCATTCCGCAGCTGGGCCTTGGTTCCACCATGGCGGATGGGTCGGGCATGTCGGTTCTGGCGAAACTGGACGCGACCCTCGTTGACCTTGGCTTTACGGCGTATACGGAAGGGTCGAAGGCAGTTATTGACGTCTTTGCCATTACCTTTGCGTTGATGGTCGGCACAGCGGGTCTGCCGCATGTGATCGTGCGCTTCTTCACGGTTCCCAAGGTGTCAGATGCTCGCGTCTCAGCCTTGTGGGCGCTGATCTTCATTGCGCTGCTCTACACAACGGCCCCGGCCGTGGCGGCGTTTGCGCGGATCAACTTCATCGATACGGTCAACAATACGTCCTATCAGGAAGCGCCGGGCTGGCTCAAAAACTGGGAGCAGATCGGCCTCATCGGCTGGATGGACAAGAACAATGACGGCGTCATCCAGTATGGGTCCGGCGCGCCCTATGAAGGCAAACCCACCTATACGGGCGAGGCTGGTCCCAATGGTGAGCGGGCACTATCCAATACGCCAACGGCTTCGGACAACGAGATCTATGTTGATCGTGACATCTTCGTTCTGGCCAATCCGGAAATTGCACAGCTTCCAGGCTGGGTGATCGCGCTGGTGGCGGCAGGTGGTCTCGCGGCAGCCCTGTCCACAGCGGCCGGTCTGCTGCTGGTGGTTTCCACCTCCATCAGTCATGACCTCATGAAAAAGACGCTGATGCCTAATATTTCCGACAAGCAGGAGCTACGTTACGCCCGCATAGCGGCGGCTGTGGCCATTGGCGTTGCCGGGTATCTGGGGATAAATCCGCCGGGATTTGTGGCGCAAGTCGTGGCCTTTGCCTTCGGGCTAGCTGCGGCGTCGCTGTTCCCCGCTATCCTCATGGGCATCTTCATGCGGGGCATGAACCGCGAAGGCGCAATTGCGGGCATGGTGACAGGCCTGGCCTTCACCTTTGTCTATATCGTGTTCTTCAAGTTCATCTCGCCAGAGCTGAATTCGTCCGAGCATTGGTTCCTGGGTATTTCGCCGGAAGGCAGCGGCACCGTCGGCATGGTGCTCAACTTCCTCGTGGCCTTTGCGGTGCGGATGTTTACTGCTGCCCCTCCCGCCGAGGTGCAGGACATGGTGGAAGACATCCGCGTGCCAACAGGTGCCGGAGTTGCGCACACCCACTAG
- a CDS encoding DUF4212 domain-containing protein: MSNTQGGDGDKNVYHHEGGNRPAHDHHDAEVLSEQNVRGYWHANLRLLGILLVIWFVVSFGFGILFAEPLNSIQFFGFKLGFWWAQQGSIYVFIGLIAYYVFAMKRIDRRYGVDDD; this comes from the coding sequence ATGTCCAACACGCAGGGAGGCGATGGAGACAAGAACGTCTACCATCATGAGGGCGGCAATAGGCCTGCCCATGATCATCACGATGCAGAAGTCCTGAGCGAACAGAATGTGCGTGGCTACTGGCACGCCAATCTGCGGCTGCTCGGCATTCTTCTGGTCATCTGGTTTGTTGTGTCTTTCGGCTTCGGCATTCTGTTCGCCGAGCCGCTCAACAGCATTCAGTTTTTCGGTTTCAAACTTGGTTTCTGGTGGGCCCAGCAGGGCTCGATCTACGTCTTCATCGGCCTCATTGCCTACTACGTGTTTGCAATGAAGCGCATCGACCGGCGCTACGGCGTCGACGACGACTAG
- a CDS encoding alpha/beta hydrolase produces MQRETHLLNEIHAVRFTGDTPKYALVVSHGIGAHGGIYDIFCEQHAARGADIWSYDAPGHGRSTTNRPRGQWTMEEWAQASRDWAAHVKQETGLPVFTLGSSLGVAAAISAINSNDVTGAICMGSPAVPGAPMFKALREAWRNDAVKQVLGQLGRAARLDIKTFFNFDEDYGYAGASEQKQLDPWNTWSYDLESWASFFQYDPEQPPEANTKPVLYTAGEKDPSFPPDVIKLAASAIGGPVTLKVFEDAGHQLMLFETTRFSDAVHDFCLSTLRDEDA; encoded by the coding sequence ATGCAACGCGAAACCCACCTCTTGAACGAAATCCATGCGGTTCGCTTCACCGGCGACACGCCCAAATATGCCCTTGTGGTGTCTCATGGGATCGGCGCCCATGGCGGCATTTACGACATCTTCTGTGAGCAACACGCAGCGCGCGGGGCCGACATCTGGTCTTACGATGCACCGGGCCATGGCAGATCCACCACCAACCGCCCGCGCGGGCAGTGGACAATGGAGGAGTGGGCGCAGGCGAGCCGCGACTGGGCGGCCCACGTGAAGCAGGAGACCGGTCTGCCGGTTTTTACCCTTGGCTCAAGCCTCGGTGTGGCAGCAGCGATTTCCGCGATCAATTCAAACGACGTGACCGGCGCAATCTGCATGGGGTCGCCCGCTGTGCCCGGCGCGCCCATGTTCAAGGCTCTGAGAGAGGCATGGCGCAACGACGCGGTAAAGCAGGTGCTGGGTCAGCTGGGCCGGGCCGCACGCCTCGACATCAAAACATTCTTCAACTTCGACGAAGACTACGGCTATGCAGGTGCCAGTGAGCAAAAGCAGCTCGATCCATGGAACACATGGTCCTATGACCTTGAATCCTGGGCGTCGTTCTTCCAATACGATCCAGAACAGCCGCCCGAGGCCAACACCAAGCCGGTGCTGTACACCGCCGGGGAGAAAGACCCAAGCTTCCCGCCCGACGTCATCAAGCTGGCGGCATCTGCCATTGGCGGCCCGGTGACCCTCAAGGTTTTTGAAGACGCAGGGCATCAGCTTATGCTGTTTGAAACGACGCGTTTTTCAGATGCCGTGCACGATTTCTGCCTGTCCACACTTCGCGATGAGGATGCCTGA
- a CDS encoding VOC family protein has protein sequence MVKPNALHHLALSTGDMKTQIEFFTDVLGMELVALYWMHGVEGAWHGFLKLNENCAVAFVHTSRNGEITPVMGVSHAGNPGESSAPGTMQHLALNVDSAADLIAMRDRIRSRGVPVFGPIHHGFCSSIYFAGPENLSLEVATSADVEHPLSSDVWIDPEVAALAGISAEDIKRYKAPKPYEGANGDVPQPEYDSSKPHQFYPKEVYDLMLGTPDDALTLAASETTPPGLASASK, from the coding sequence ATGGTCAAACCAAACGCACTCCATCACCTGGCGCTTTCAACCGGCGACATGAAAACGCAGATTGAGTTTTTCACCGATGTGCTGGGCATGGAACTGGTCGCGCTCTATTGGATGCATGGCGTCGAAGGCGCATGGCACGGCTTTCTCAAGCTCAACGAAAATTGCGCCGTCGCCTTTGTGCACACATCCAGAAATGGCGAGATTACTCCGGTGATGGGCGTGTCCCATGCGGGCAATCCCGGCGAAAGCTCAGCACCCGGAACAATGCAGCATCTGGCTCTCAACGTGGACAGCGCCGCGGACCTCATCGCCATGCGGGACCGTATCCGCTCACGGGGTGTGCCGGTGTTTGGACCGATCCACCACGGCTTTTGCTCGTCGATCTATTTTGCCGGGCCTGAAAACCTGTCTCTTGAGGTCGCCACCTCTGCTGATGTGGAGCACCCATTGTCTAGCGATGTTTGGATTGATCCGGAAGTTGCTGCGCTGGCCGGTATCTCTGCCGAGGACATCAAGCGCTACAAGGCGCCCAAGCCATATGAAGGCGCCAATGGCGATGTGCCGCAGCCGGAATATGATTCATCCAAGCCACATCAGTTCTATCCAAAGGAAGTATATGATCTGATGCTGGGGACACCGGACGACGCACTGACCCTGGCGGCCAGCGAAACCACGCCACCGGGCCTGGCGTCTGCCTCTAAGTGA
- a CDS encoding FAD-dependent monooxygenase, giving the protein MKAIIAGGGIGGLTAALAFRHFGWEVEVHERAPELGEVGAGIQISPNGMKVLRALGLADRVAENAFEPEALEMRMGRSGRRIFRVPVGDAAVARWGAPYLHVHRADLVEALSTELEDRAPGCVHLSSAVTGYDHSANGIVALTNAGASPEGDVLIGADGIHSAVRTQMLGPETPVFTGNVAWRAVVPIERLGDLAPPPTACIWPGPGRHAVTYRLRRGTLANLVGVVERDDWRGESWTEQGTREEALADFAGWHPIVTNLIEKADAHFRWALFDRAPLTQWSDGRATLMGDAAHPTLPFMAQGAVMAIEDAFVLARACADASSDIPSALERVYASRIKRTSGVQLGSRANAATFHKPTTAAQLATYGPMWLAGRIAPDIVRARQDWLYAEDVTA; this is encoded by the coding sequence ATGAAGGCCATCATCGCAGGCGGCGGCATCGGCGGACTGACTGCGGCTTTGGCCTTCCGGCATTTTGGCTGGGAGGTTGAGGTTCACGAGCGTGCGCCGGAGCTTGGCGAGGTCGGCGCCGGCATCCAGATCAGCCCCAACGGCATGAAGGTGCTACGCGCACTGGGCCTTGCGGACCGCGTTGCAGAAAACGCGTTTGAGCCCGAAGCGTTGGAAATGCGCATGGGCCGGTCCGGACGGCGTATTTTTCGGGTGCCGGTTGGCGATGCTGCAGTTGCGCGTTGGGGTGCCCCATACCTACACGTGCACAGAGCCGATCTCGTGGAAGCGCTTTCGACCGAACTGGAAGACCGCGCGCCGGGCTGTGTGCATCTGTCCTCAGCGGTGACCGGTTACGATCATTCAGCCAATGGCATTGTGGCGCTGACCAACGCAGGTGCATCCCCTGAGGGCGACGTGCTCATCGGAGCCGACGGCATCCATTCCGCCGTTCGCACGCAGATGCTGGGGCCAGAAACCCCTGTGTTTACCGGCAACGTGGCATGGCGCGCCGTTGTGCCCATCGAAAGACTTGGCGATCTTGCACCGCCGCCAACCGCGTGCATCTGGCCGGGACCCGGCCGCCACGCGGTGACCTATCGTCTGCGCCGCGGGACGCTGGCCAATCTCGTGGGTGTCGTTGAACGCGACGATTGGCGCGGTGAAAGCTGGACCGAGCAGGGCACCCGCGAAGAAGCCCTGGCCGATTTTGCCGGATGGCACCCCATCGTTACCAATCTGATTGAAAAAGCCGACGCGCATTTCCGCTGGGCACTGTTTGACCGGGCACCACTTACACAATGGAGCGATGGCCGCGCCACTCTCATGGGAGATGCAGCCCACCCCACTTTGCCCTTCATGGCGCAGGGTGCCGTAATGGCGATCGAGGACGCATTTGTTCTGGCCAGGGCGTGTGCTGACGCATCGAGCGATATTCCGTCGGCGCTTGAGCGTGTCTATGCATCGCGCATCAAGCGGACCAGTGGCGTGCAACTGGGGTCGCGAGCCAACGCGGCCACCTTCCACAAGCCGACAACCGCCGCACAACTTGCAACCTACGGCCCCATGTGGCTCGCAGGCCGCATCGCGCCAGACATCGTGCGCGCCCGTCAGGACTGGCTCTATGCGGAAGATGTGACCGCGTAA
- a CDS encoding acyl-CoA dehydrogenase family protein, whose product MSQAAKPLKSLPDLNFDTTRAPSPFSNEDHDAWRQTLRKWIEKEIMPFASEWDEAEEFPEELYKKASDIGLLRMGYPEQYGGIKEGIDHYHSIVTSEELARVGAGGINASLMVHGIGLPPIINIGSEEMKERIAPPVLDGDKHIALGITEPSGGSDVANIHTRAEDKGDYYLINGSKMFITGGMRADYVTTAVRTGGEGTKGISLLLIEADMPGFSRTPLKKMGWWASDTAALYFDDVKVPKANLIGTENNGFIGIMMNFNGERLGMAAGANAMARVCLEDAAAWARERTTFGKRLADHQVIRHKIADMYQRIQATQAYLEICAWRVAQGETPVADLSMLKVQATTTMEFCAREAMQILGGNGYLRGGRVERIYREVRVNAIGGGSEEIMRDLTARQLGL is encoded by the coding sequence ATGTCGCAAGCTGCCAAGCCGCTCAAGTCTCTGCCTGATCTGAACTTTGACACCACCCGCGCGCCCTCGCCGTTTTCAAATGAGGACCATGACGCATGGCGGCAGACGCTGCGCAAATGGATCGAAAAAGAGATCATGCCCTTTGCATCCGAGTGGGATGAGGCAGAAGAATTTCCCGAAGAGCTCTACAAGAAGGCCTCCGATATCGGTCTGCTGCGCATGGGCTATCCTGAGCAGTATGGCGGCATCAAGGAGGGGATCGACCACTACCACAGCATCGTGACGTCCGAGGAACTCGCGCGCGTCGGTGCCGGCGGCATCAATGCGAGCCTGATGGTGCATGGCATCGGGCTGCCGCCGATCATCAATATCGGCTCTGAAGAAATGAAAGAGCGGATTGCACCGCCGGTGCTGGATGGCGACAAGCACATTGCGCTTGGTATTACCGAGCCGTCTGGTGGATCAGATGTAGCCAACATCCATACCCGCGCCGAGGACAAGGGCGACTACTACCTGATCAACGGCTCGAAAATGTTCATCACCGGCGGCATGCGGGCTGACTATGTCACGACCGCGGTGCGCACCGGCGGTGAGGGTACCAAGGGAATCTCCCTGTTGCTCATCGAGGCGGACATGCCCGGCTTCTCGCGCACGCCGCTCAAGAAGATGGGCTGGTGGGCGTCGGACACGGCAGCGCTCTATTTCGATGATGTGAAAGTGCCGAAAGCAAACCTCATCGGCACTGAAAACAACGGCTTCATCGGCATCATGATGAATTTCAATGGCGAACGGCTGGGCATGGCGGCAGGCGCCAATGCCATGGCCCGCGTCTGCCTTGAAGATGCTGCTGCCTGGGCGCGCGAACGCACGACGTTTGGCAAGCGGCTGGCGGACCATCAGGTGATCCGTCACAAGATCGCTGACATGTATCAGCGCATTCAGGCGACGCAGGCTTACCTTGAGATTTGTGCCTGGCGCGTTGCCCAGGGCGAAACGCCGGTGGCGGATCTCAGCATGCTGAAGGTTCAGGCCACCACGACGATGGAATTTTGTGCGCGCGAAGCCATGCAGATACTTGGCGGCAATGGCTATCTGCGCGGCGGTCGTGTGGAACGCATCTATCGCGAAGTGCGGGTCAACGCGATCGGCGGCGGCTCTGAAGAAATCATGCGCGACCTGACGGCGCGACAACTGGGCCTGTAG
- a CDS encoding DJ-1/PfpI family protein — MNIGLLIFDDAEELDFVGPYEVFTMSNEVFALQGKPEPDNVFLISENGDKVKCRKGMVIESHASIEDAPALDVLLVPGGQGTRTEVKNRAVLEWIAAVDKSTTWTTSVCTGALLLTASGAAKGKRVTTHWGFIDQLRKRDEASEVLENTRYVRDGKVVTAAGVSAGIDMALWLVGQMHSPDHARATQRAMEYDPAPPYAAAV, encoded by the coding sequence ATGAATATCGGACTTTTGATTTTTGATGATGCGGAAGAGCTTGATTTCGTCGGGCCCTATGAGGTGTTCACCATGTCCAACGAGGTGTTCGCGCTTCAGGGCAAGCCCGAACCGGACAATGTGTTTCTGATTTCGGAGAATGGCGACAAGGTGAAATGCCGCAAAGGCATGGTGATCGAGTCCCACGCATCCATTGAAGATGCCCCTGCCCTTGATGTGCTGCTGGTGCCTGGCGGTCAGGGCACGCGCACGGAAGTTAAGAACAGGGCGGTGCTTGAGTGGATTGCGGCCGTGGACAAATCCACCACATGGACAACCAGCGTGTGCACCGGCGCCTTGCTGCTGACCGCATCAGGTGCTGCCAAGGGCAAACGCGTGACGACCCATTGGGGGTTCATTGACCAGTTGCGCAAGCGCGACGAAGCGTCAGAGGTCCTTGAGAACACACGCTATGTGCGCGACGGCAAAGTCGTTACGGCGGCAGGCGTGTCAGCCGGCATCGACATGGCACTCTGGCTTGTCGGCCAGATGCACAGCCCAGATCATGCACGCGCGACGCAGCGGGCAATGGAATATGATCCTGCGCCACCGTACGCAGCGGCAGTTTAG
- a CDS encoding GlxA family transcriptional regulator, giving the protein MTSKKRQNAEKSAPPAPKRVLMIAYHDVQILDITGPFEILAGVNDARLNPESWVMDGYQPKPHENFPEYELTIAAETAGPFKTNSGMQMVADISFADLTDEYLDGLHTLMVPGGHGTTAAMRDPAVLDVVARAGARATRITSVCTGTFILAAAGLIDGRRVTTHWNVADVLAKMFPTLTVDADSIYVRDGHIWSSAGVTAGMDLALALVEQDCGRDMALSVARRHVLFMIRPGGQSQFSAQLVAQHAAKGKIGDVAQWVLDNVSEDLSVPALAERAHMSERTLARAFVSETGLTPGRFVEVARVEAARRHLEETTDDTESIAWACGFSSAEQMRRAFHRRVGVSPADYRSRFRRMPVMGPHGPVTPLDISSPTHPGMQ; this is encoded by the coding sequence ATGACCTCAAAAAAGCGCCAAAATGCTGAGAAATCAGCGCCACCAGCGCCCAAGCGGGTGCTGATGATCGCCTATCACGATGTCCAGATCCTCGACATCACCGGACCGTTTGAAATTCTGGCTGGTGTGAATGATGCCCGGCTGAACCCGGAATCCTGGGTCATGGACGGCTATCAGCCAAAGCCGCATGAAAACTTTCCCGAGTACGAACTGACGATCGCGGCTGAAACAGCCGGGCCTTTCAAAACAAACTCCGGCATGCAGATGGTTGCCGACATCAGCTTTGCAGACCTCACAGATGAGTATCTTGATGGACTGCACACGCTGATGGTTCCTGGAGGACACGGCACAACAGCTGCCATGCGCGACCCAGCCGTTCTTGATGTAGTTGCGCGCGCAGGTGCCCGGGCCACGCGCATTACGTCCGTGTGCACGGGTACGTTCATTCTTGCCGCAGCGGGCTTGATCGATGGCCGCCGGGTGACGACGCACTGGAACGTTGCGGATGTCCTTGCCAAAATGTTCCCTACACTGACGGTTGACGCTGACTCCATATATGTCCGGGACGGGCACATCTGGTCATCTGCTGGCGTTACTGCGGGCATGGATCTGGCACTGGCACTGGTGGAACAGGATTGCGGACGCGACATGGCCTTGTCAGTTGCCCGCCGCCACGTCCTCTTCATGATCCGCCCCGGCGGTCAGTCCCAGTTCTCAGCACAGCTGGTCGCGCAACATGCGGCCAAGGGCAAGATCGGCGATGTTGCTCAATGGGTTCTCGACAATGTGTCGGAGGATCTGTCTGTTCCCGCTCTGGCCGAGCGGGCACATATGAGCGAGCGCACACTGGCTCGGGCTTTTGTGAGTGAAACCGGCCTGACGCCAGGCCGGTTTGTGGAGGTGGCCCGCGTGGAGGCCGCGCGCCGCCATCTGGAAGAAACCACAGACGACACAGAATCCATTGCGTGGGCGTGCGGTTTTTCAAGCGCGGAGCAGATGCGCCGGGCGTTTCATCGCCGCGTTGGGGTCAGCCCGGCTGACTATCGCTCCCGCTTCCGGCGGATGCCGGTGATGGGTCCGCACGGGCCAGTCACGCCGCTGGACATTTCGTCCCCCACACATCCAGGCATGCAGTAG
- a CDS encoding MaoC/PaaZ C-terminal domain-containing protein, whose translation MAIDYDHIMSLTSKDERFSYGDRETMLYALGVGMARDPLAPKELPYVYESDLKTVPTMATVIAWGAGPLRDSGINYLMVVHGEQKLTLHQPLPAAADIIADSKVIGAYDKGADKGAVIVTETDIRLADSGDALCTLTSTTFARGDGGFGGPSEGAPKPHPIPDRAPDETIEVDTRPDQALLYRLSGDRNPLHADPEFATAAGFPAPILHGLCTYGTCCRAILGSVAEYDHTAITGFDVRFSSPVFPGETILVDVWKDGNIASFRARLKERDVVVINNGKCTLKA comes from the coding sequence ATGGCCATCGACTACGATCACATCATGTCTCTCACTTCAAAAGACGAGCGATTCTCCTATGGAGATCGCGAGACCATGCTCTATGCACTGGGCGTAGGCATGGCGCGCGACCCGCTCGCGCCAAAAGAGCTGCCTTACGTCTATGAGAGCGACCTCAAGACGGTGCCAACCATGGCAACGGTCATTGCCTGGGGTGCCGGGCCGCTACGGGACTCCGGCATCAACTATTTGATGGTTGTGCATGGGGAGCAGAAACTCACGCTGCACCAACCGCTTCCGGCTGCCGCCGACATCATCGCCGATAGCAAGGTGATCGGCGCATATGACAAGGGCGCTGACAAAGGTGCAGTCATTGTGACCGAGACGGACATTCGGCTGGCTGATTCCGGCGACGCATTGTGCACGCTAACCAGCACAACGTTTGCCCGTGGTGACGGCGGCTTTGGCGGCCCCAGCGAAGGCGCACCCAAGCCGCATCCCATTCCTGATCGTGCGCCGGATGAAACCATTGAGGTCGACACGCGCCCGGACCAGGCTCTGCTCTACCGGCTGTCCGGTGACCGCAACCCGCTTCATGCAGATCCGGAATTTGCGACCGCTGCAGGCTTCCCTGCCCCCATCCTGCATGGGTTGTGCACCTACGGCACCTGCTGCCGGGCCATCCTTGGATCGGTTGCAGAATATGACCACACGGCCATCACCGGGTTCGATGTGCGCTTTTCGTCTCCGGTCTTCCCCGGCGAGACCATTCTGGTGGATGTCTGGAAGGACGGAAACATTGCCTCCTTCCGCGCCCGCCTGAAGGAACGCGACGTGGTGGTGATCAACAACGGCAAGTGCACGCTCAAGGCATAG